Proteins encoded within one genomic window of Sminthopsis crassicaudata isolate SCR6 chromosome X, ASM4859323v1, whole genome shotgun sequence:
- the LOC141548591 gene encoding uncharacterized protein LOC141548591: MPTNCAAAGCPAIYNKHVNISFHRFPQEPKRRREWVRLLRRDNFVPGKHAFLCSRHFEASCFDLTGQTRRLRADAVPTLFDLGRARLKGPARTEGRGRGTAAEQQEPEPLQQQPEAEVDDDEPQLEPEASAAAGAQEDEDEDHEEEEEGEREREGGEEDGGGQENGEEEEEEEEEEEEDDDDDEEEEEEEEEEAHIELEIDDVIEIEAEPESPEPTGPSPPPPARPPPRPPPAESAPVVGWQQVLQDHSYAFRSPAEAKRRIIRLEKEIACLRRRIRESMPKDPLPGDPPQP; the protein is encoded by the coding sequence ATGCCTACCAACTGCGCTGCGGCCGGCTGCCCGGCCATCTACAACAAGCACGTCAACATCAGCTTTCACCGCTTCCCGCAGGAGCCCAAACGGCGCCGCGAGTGGGTCCGCCTCCTGCGGCGGGACAACTTCGTGCCGGGCAAGCACGCCTTCCTGTGCTCCCGCCACTTCGAGGCCTCCTGCTTCGACCTGACAGGCCAGACGCGCCGCCTCCGGGCCGACGCCGTGCCCACCCTCTTCGATCTCGGCCGCGCGCGTCTCAAGGGGCCGGCCCGGACGGAGGGCAGAGGCCGCGGCACGGCGGCCGAGCAGCAAGAGCCCGAACCGCTTCAGCAGCAACCCGAGGCCGAGGTGGACGACGACGAACCCCAGTTAGAGCCGGAGGCCTCCGCAGCCGCCGGGGCCCAAGAAGACGAGGACGAAGACcacgaggaagaggaggagggggagagggagagggaggggggagaggaagacgGAGGGGGCCAGGAGAAtggcgaggaggaggaggaggaagaggaggaggaggaggaagacgacgacgacgacgaggaggaggaggaggaggaggaggaagaggcccACATCGAATTGGAGATCGACGACGTGATCGAGATCGAGGCCGAGCCGGAGTCCCCGGAGCCCACCGggccctcccctcctcctccggCCCGCCCCCCTCCCCGGCCTCCTCCGGCGGAGAGCGCGCCAGTGGTGGGCTGGCAGCAGGTCCTTCAGGACCACAGCTACGCCTTCCGCAGCCCTGCCGAGGCCAAGAGGCGCATCATCCGGCTGGAGAAAGAGATCGCCTGCCTGCGGAGGCGCATTCGGGAGAGCATGCCCAAGGACCCCCTGCCCGGGGACCCGCCCCAGCCCTGA